A part of Kwoniella dejecticola CBS 10117 chromosome 5, complete sequence genomic DNA contains:
- a CDS encoding mitochondrial 54S ribosomal protein mL40, whose product MSRPTLSQVLRPIARSYATKSTSSSGPGNPTLHVPTDSRSEVLKQVLYPTDSYSPTSSSPTGTYHHDHLNRLQHVVPSAEVHETIERAWQLYQRNLRTQRQRALRAKFDSMVAACDELERITNPANGGVESAEGKGGLYHRRVYEIATSETKQAERKGDERHPKGKKSVEQRWKETRIEGLVPREAWVPVESRGKGWDYTWRRPGH is encoded by the coding sequence ATGTCTCGTCCGACTCTATCTCAGGTCCTGCGTCCGATAGCTCGATCATACGCTACCAagtccacatcatcttccggtCCTGGTAATCCCACTTTACACGTCCCCACCGACTCCCGATCCGAAGTCTTAAAACAAGTCCTCTATCCTACCGACTCTTATTCACCTACTTCCTCAAGTCCTACTGGGACATACCACCACGACCACTTGAACCGTTTACAGCACGTCGTACCTTCTGCCGAGGTGCACGAGACCATCGAGCGGGCTTGGCAGCTCTATCAACGGAATCTCCGTACTCAGCGCCAGCGGGCTCTGAGAGCGAAATTCGATTCGATGGTAGCTGCATGCGACGAGTTAGAGAGGATCACCAACCCCGCTAATGGTGGAGTAGAGAGTGCGGAAGGAAAGGGGGGTTTGTATCATAGAAGAGTGTATGAGATAGCTACGAGTGAGACGAAGCAGGcggaaagaaagggagatgaACGTCATCCAAAGGGGAAAAAGAGTGTAGAACAACGATGGAAGGAGACTAGGATAGAGGGGCTGGTCCCGAGAGAAGCGTGGGTTCCGGTGGAAAGTAGagggaaaggatgggatTATACGTGGAGAAGACCTGGTCATTAG